Genomic window (Streptomyces sp. LX-29):
CCTGGTCCGCCACGGCGAGACCGAGTGGAGCCGCTCCGGCCGGCACACCAGCTGGACCGACCTGCCGCTGACCGGGCGCGGCGAGGACCAGGCCCGGGCGCTGCGCCCGCTGCTGGCCACCCGCACCATCGGCCTCGCGCTGGTCAGCCCGCTCGCCCGGGCCCGGCACACCGCGGAGCTGGCCGGCATCGAGGACGCGCGGACCGAGCCCGACCTCCACGAGTGGGACTACGGAGGGTACGAGGGCATCACGACGGCCGAGATCCGGAGCGCCCGGCCCGGCTGGGAGCTCTGGACCGACGGTGTCGTGGCCGGCGGCCCCGACCACCCGGGGGAGTCCGCCGAACAGGTGGGCGCGCGCGTCGACCGGCTGCTGGCCCGCATCGCCCCGTCGCTGGCCCCGGAGGCCACCGAGGGGGACGTGCTGCTGGTGGCGCACGCCCATGTGCTGCGGGTGCTGACGGCGCGTCGACTCGGCCTGGAATCGGCCGCCGGGGCGCTGTTCCGGCTCGACACCGCGACCCTCGGTCGACTGGGGTACGAGCACGGGCGCCCCGCGATGCTCGCGTGGAACGTAGGCTCTGACCTGTCCTGACAACAGCTCAGCCACAGGAGGCAACGAGCCCATGGCCACCACTCGCACCGCAGCCACCCACTGGGAAGGCAATCTTCTCGAGGGCAAGGGCCAGGTCAGCCTGAACTCCTCGAACATCGGCACCTACGACGTCACCTGGGCGTCCCGCGCCGAGCAGCCGGCCGGCCGGACCAGCCCCGAGGAGCTGATCGCCGCCGCCCACTCCAGCTGCTACTCGATGGCCTTCTCGCACGGCCTGGCCGGCAAGGGGCACACCGTGGAGTCGCTGGACACCAAGGCCGACGTCACCTTCCAGCCCGGCGAGGGCATCACCGGCATCCACCTCACCGTCAAGGCGCGGGTTCCGGGTCTGAGCGAGGAGGACTTCCAGGCAGCCGCCGAGGACGCCAAGAAGAACTGCCCGGTGAGCCAGGCCCTGGCCGGCACCACCATCACCCTGGAGGCGGAGCTGCTCGGCTGATCCACTCAGTCGACCGGCGTCACCCGCTGGAGCAGCCCCCAGGTGAACTCCGCCACGTGTGGGCGGGGTTCACCACCGGGCCGCTCCGGCGCCTCGAAGGCCAGCCGCCAGCGCGTCGGGGCGGTGCCCTCCATGGGTCGTGCCGGCGCGAAGGCCCGTGCCACCTCGTCCACGGTGCAGCTCCACGGAGTCAGGTCCGCGGCCGTACGGGGCGTGGGCCCCGGGGCGCCGGGGACCCGCACCAGCCACTCGTTCCACACCGCCCCGCCCGGCGCCACCAGCACCTCGAAACGGAGATCGGGCCAGAGCGGCACCGGCCATCGCAGCGCCTCGCACCTCAGTTCGCCGACGCTCCGGAGGGACGTCGACTCGGGCGCCCCCAGCACGGAGCGGTAGCGGGCGGCGGCGCCGCGCCGCCGCGGCGAGTGCCGCATCGCCTGCCACCGCTTGTTCGCCTCGCGCATCTGCGCCCGGCTGAAGCCCAGCTCCCGCAGCGCGTCCTCGACCAGCTCCGGGTGGTGGTCGGCCATCCTGCGCAGCAGGACCAGGATGAAGGGGAAGGGCTCGGGAAGCGCGTCGGACGCCTCAGGCGCGGAGTTCATGACCCCCATCGTCGCGCACCGACACGCGCCCCGGCCGCCGCGTCCCGGGGAGGAACAGCACCGAGTTGACGTACCGCCGGCGGCCCGGCCCCAGGCTGCGGCGCAGCAGCCCGTGCTCCGCCACATGGCAGCTGCGGGCCTGGTGTCCGGCCAGGTCGAAGCGGGACAGCTCCACCCACTCCCGGCCCGGCAGCACCCAGCCCCGATAGCCGAGCCCGCCCAGGAGCTCCAGCACCGGCCCGGGCGGCTGGATGCGCGCCTCCAGCTCCACGAAGAGCGCCGGGTGCTGGCGGACGAGCAGCCGTCGCGCTCCGCGCAGCACGGCCAGCTCGGCGCCGTCCACATCCACCTTCAGCAGGGTCACGGGGCCCAGCACCAGCTCGTCCAGCGCCACACAGTCCACCTCCAACGCGGCCCCGTGCACCGGGCGGCGCACCAGGGAGGACACGCCCCGGTCACCGCGGCCACCGGGCGGCAGCCACAGCGTGGCCCGGCCGGGGCCCTCGGCGGCCGCGGCCTGGATCACCTGGACGTTGGCGGCGGAGGTGGCGGCCAGGGCCCGGGCCAGGTGCGGCACCGGTTCGATCACCACCACCCGCTCCGCGCGCCGCGCCAGCCGCCGGGTCCACGGCCCGTACCAGCCGCCGACGTCCACGGCGGTGCCGCCCGGCGGGCAGAAGTCGGCGAGCCGGGCCAGCTCGGGTTCGAAGCGCGGGTAGAGGCGGGAGGCGGCCTCGGCGACGAGCCGGGCCGGCAGCAGCGGGCCGAGCCGGGCGGCGAGCGTCATGACCGGGGTCTCCCGTCGTCTGCCGGGGTGTTTCCGGGGGCGTGGTCGGAGGCGGGGGCGGTGTCGGGGACGGCGGGGGCGGCCTTGGAAGGGGAGGCGGGGCAGGCGGGGGAGGCGGGAGACACCGGGGATGCCGGGGACGCCGGGGATGCCGGGGACGCGGGGGAGTCCGCCGCCAGCCGGCCCAGCAGCACCCGGTGTTCGGCGACCGTCAGCCGCTGCCCGGAGGACGGGAGCAGCTGCGGGATGCCGTCGACGATCGGATAGCGCAGCCGCAGTCGCGGGTTGTAGAGGGCGTCGTCCGGGACCACCAGGGCGAGCGGTCCCTTGTCGAGCGGACAGACCAGGAGCTTCAGCAGCGGGTCGTCGGGCGTCATGACGCGGTCACTTCCTCGGTCGGGGTCGTGGGGTCCTGGGGGCCGTCGGGCCGTCGGGGTCATCGAGGCGGGGCGGCGCGAGGTCGTGGCCGCCGGGCGGCCCGCCCGGCCGTCCCGGCCCGTCCCGGCGCCTTGACCGCGTGCACCAGCAGGATCGAGGCGAGCGACGGCACCCGGCAGGCGGCTCGGTCCAGCGCCCGGAGCGGGCGCGGCACTCCGTGGAAGGGCGCGCCGGTCAGCGTGACGACCGTGAAGCCGGAGGCGGCGAGGAAGCCGCGCAGCGCGCGGGAGGTGAACAGCCGCAGATGGCCGACCACCTCGCGGCCGGGGCGGCCGTGCACCGCGCGCATGCTCACCTCCGAGAACACCGGCTGGACCCCGGCGAGCAGCAGCGCGCGGTTGTACCAGGCGGCCAGGTTCGGTGTGGACAGCAGCAGATGGCCCCCGGGCCGCAGCACCCGGCGCAGCTCGTCCAGCGCCGCGTCCGGCTCCACCAGGTGCTCCACCACCTCGCTGAACAGCACCGCGTCCACGCTGCCGGCCGCGAACGGGAGGCCGGCGCCGGACAGTTCGCCGCGGACGACATCGGGCAGCCGGTGCGCGGCACGGCGCAGCGCGTCCTGCGACCAGTCGACGCCGATCACCCGATGACCGGCGAGCAGGGGCAGCGCCAGGGCCGCCGCCGAACCGTCCCCGCAGCCGACGTCCAGCACCACGGCCGGGTCCGCCCGTCGTGTCGGCCCGAGGGCGCGGGCGAGCAGCAGCGCCTGTCGGCGGCTCCGCTCGACGCCGGAGGCGACGGGCACCGTCGGGTCCTCGTAGAAGGCCCGCAGCTCGCTTCCCGCCGTGGCCGCGGCCGCGTTCGCGTTCGCGTTCGCGTTCGCGTACGCGGAGACGGGGACGGAGGCGGCGGCGTGGGCTTGGTCGGAGCCGGAGAGCGACCGGGAGCGGGTCATGACGCCTCCTCAGCGGTCGGGGCCTGGAGCGGTGGCCGCGGCCGTCGTGGCAGCGCCGGCTTCGGCTCGGGCGTCGGTGGTGTGGTCGCGGCCGCCGTGGCGGCCAGTGACCGGGCGAAGAGCGCCGCCAGCTCGTCGCCGGCCGCGTCGTCGAGGACCGCGCGGGACCAGCGCAGCCCCAGGTGCAGCCGGCCACCGGTCGAGGCGCAGGTGAAGGTCACCCCTCGCGACGGGCGGGTCGGCGCCGAGAGCCATACGGCGGTGGCGCGCCCGGCGTCGCCGAAGTCCAGCGGGTCGGGGAGCCGGCCGAGGTTGCTCAGCAGGGTGGTGGCGGTCCACGGCGCCGCCACCCGGCGCAGCCCGCGCGTGACCGCCGCGCGGAGCCCCACCGGCAGCACGGGCGCGGTGAGCAGCGCGCCCGCCCGTCCGAGCTGTGGTCCCGAGGCGGCCTTGAGGGCACGGGTGCGCGCGGCGGTGTACTCCAGCAGCCGCGCCACCGCCGCCGGGTCCGGCCGCTCGGCGGACAGCAGCGCCGCGTCCGTCCGCTCTCCCGGCCCGAAGCCCACCTCCACCAGGCGGGTGCCGTTGCCGATCGGCAGCTCGACGGCCCCGCGCGGGCGGTCGTCCACCGGCATGGTGATCCGTACGGGGCGGGGCGGCCGGCCGTGTAGCCGGTTCCAGCGGGCGATCGTCAGGCAGGTGGCCACCAGCAGCTGGTCGTTGACGGTGGGCACGACGGCGCCCGCGGCGCCGGTGGAGCGCGAGCGGGCCGCCGGCCGGGGCGGCAGCGGCAGGTCGGCCAGGAACAGGCCGTTGCCCGCGGCGCCGGGGGTGCGCGTGTCCGCGGCGACCCGGGCCGGTCGGGTCAGGCGGCGCGAGGGCGCCGGCGGAAGGGCCCTCGGCGTACGGGGCGGGGGCGCGGACGCGGGTGCGGGTGCGGGTGCCGGTGTGGGGACGGGTGCGGTACGCGGCGCGGACGGCGGACCGGACACGGCGCGCGGCTCGTGGGCGGCACACGGCCCGGGGGCGGCGGGCCGCGGGGCCGGGAGGTGCGCCGCCGTCCGGCCGGCGCCGTACAGCGCGGCGGCCGTGGCCAGCACCCGCAGGCAGGACGGTCCGTCGAGGGCCGTGTGATTGATCGTCAGCAGCAGCACGGACCCGGTCTCCCCGGGGCCCGGGGAGACCAGCTCCAGCCGGACGGGCGGCGACACAGCCAGCGGCGGGCAGTGCGCCACCGCGCGGGCCCGCGCCAGGGCGAGTGCCCGCGGGCCCGGCGGCGCGCAGCGGACCGGGTCGACGTCCGGCTCCCCGGTCCGCTCCCACACGTACCGCAGCCGCCACCAGCCGCCCGGCGCCTCCCGCACCAGGATTCCCGGATGCCGGCGCAGCGCCTCGTGGAAGGCCGCCCGCAGCCGGGCCGGGTCCAGCCGCCCCGGCAGGTGCACCTCGATGTGGACGTTCTCGGGGTCGTCGTCCCGCTGGCAGTGACGGGAGACCTCGTCGACGGTGGGGAAGGGGAACCGGTCATCGCGCGGGGCGCGATGACCGCGGTCCCGTGCCGCGGCCCGGAACGATCCGGTGGAACGCTCCGCGGTCATCCTCCGGCCTCCTCTCCGACGGGCGCCCGCCGGGGCTTCCTCTCCGGGGTGCGGTCCGGAGCGGTACGAGCGGGCTCCGCGGCTTGTTCCCCGTCGTCGACGCGTCCGGCCCCGGCGCGTCCGCCTACGGCGCGTCCGGCCGTGGCGTGTCCGGCCACGGCGCCTCCGGCCTCGGCGTGTCCGGCCGCGGCGCCTCCAGTCACGGCGTGTCCCGCTGCGGCGCCTCCGGCCCGGGTGCCTCCGGCCCGGGTGCCTCCGGCCCGGGTGCCTCCGGCCCACGTGGCGTGTCTGGCCACGGCGCATCCGGCCTCGGCGCGTCCCGCCGCGGCGCGTTCGGCCGTGGCGCCTCCGCTCACGGCGCGTTCGGCCACGGCGCCTCCGGCCTCGGCGTGTCCGGCCGCGGCGCCTCCAGTCACGGCGTGTCCCGCTGCGGCGCCTCCGGCCCGGGCGCCTCCGGCCCGGGTGCCTCCGGCCCACGTGGCGTGTCCGGCCTCGGCGTGTCCGGCCGTGGCGCCTCCGGCCTCGGCGTGTCCCGCCGCGGCGCCTCCGGCCGCAGCGCCTGCGGCCTCGGCGTGGCTGTCGCCGGCGGTGTGCTGCTCGGTGTGCTGCCCGGTGAGGTCTCCGGCCGGCGCTCGCCGAAGGCCGCCGAGCCGGGCCCGTCGCCCGCGTCGGCTGGGCCGCGGGTCGCGGTCCGGGACGGTGATCCGCTCCGTAAGCCGTGCCCCGTCCCCCGTTCCGCTCCGGTTCCGCGATCGGCCCCGGTCCCTCGATCGGTCCGCGTCCTGCTCTCCGACTCCTTCCCGCTTCCGGTCCGCGGCCCCCTCGGCCCCGTCGCCGCTGGCCCCGTCGCCGCCCGGCCCGGCGGTGCCGTCTCCGGCGGGCGTGGGTCGGGGCGCCTTCCGGGCGACCCACTGACGCCATCGGCCGTGCCACGGATCGCGGTCCGGGGCGGAACGGGGCGGGAGGGGTCGCGTCAACCGCGCGGTGTCGCCGTCCGGGTCGTCTCCGTCGGCGCCGTCCGCGGCCGCGCCCGCTCGGGCGCCGCCGCCCTCGCCGAGGCCGGGGCCGCTACCGATGCCGGTGTCGACGCCGTCCTCGTCGGGGCTGTCCTCGCCCTTCGGTGACCGGGGCCATCCGGTGCCGGCCGGGACCGTGACCACGGCGGCCGCCAACGCGAGCAGTGCGAGCAGTTGGGCCAGCGCGCTGAACGGCCCCTCGTCGAGCGAGAACGGCTCGCCCGCCCCCGTGGCCGCCGTGACACCCGCCCCCGCCATGGCCGCCAGGGCCACCAGCGGAAGCAGCCCGGGGCGCCGGTGGGCGAGGGGCGCCAGCACGAGCACGACCAGGGCGAGCGGACCGGCGACGAGGATGAGCACCACGGTGAGCGCCGCCACGCCGAGCAGCCAACCCGGTTCGGGCGGTGCGTCCTCGGCCGGTGGGTCGGTCGCCGTCGTCCCCACGACCGCCGCCATCGTTCCCGATCCCGTTCCCGATCCCGTTCCTGTTCCCGATCCCGTCCCCGTCCGCGTTCCCGTCTCCATCCCCGTCTCCGGCGTCATCGCCGTCGTCCCCGTCTCCGGCGTCCCCACCGGCGCGGGCGGCGGTTGCGCGCCCGCCGTCGGCGCGCCCTCGGGCGCCCGGCGCCGGACGAGGCCGAGGCCGAGCAGCACCACGAGGCCCGCCGCGCCGCCCAGCAGTCCCGCCTGGTAGGTCGTCGCGGGCTCGTAGGTGAGGGTGACGGTGCCGCCGGAGCCGGCGGGGATGAGGAAGCCCTGCTGCCAGCCGTCGATGCGCAGCGGGGTGAGGCGGCGGCCGTCGAGCCGGGCGGTCCAGCCGCGGTTCTCGTTCTCGTACGTCTGGAGGTAGACGGCCGGACCGGCGCCGACGGTGAGCT
Coding sequences:
- a CDS encoding OsmC family protein, which translates into the protein MATTRTAATHWEGNLLEGKGQVSLNSSNIGTYDVTWASRAEQPAGRTSPEELIAAAHSSCYSMAFSHGLAGKGHTVESLDTKADVTFQPGEGITGIHLTVKARVPGLSEEDFQAAAEDAKKNCPVSQALAGTTITLEAELLG
- a CDS encoding FkbM family methyltransferase; this translates as MTLAARLGPLLPARLVAEAASRLYPRFEPELARLADFCPPGGTAVDVGGWYGPWTRRLARRAERVVVIEPVPHLARALAATSAANVQVIQAAAAEGPGRATLWLPPGGRGDRGVSSLVRRPVHGAALEVDCVALDELVLGPVTLLKVDVDGAELAVLRGARRLLVRQHPALFVELEARIQPPGPVLELLGGLGYRGWVLPGREWVELSRFDLAGHQARSCHVAEHGLLRRSLGPGRRRYVNSVLFLPGTRRPGRVSVRDDGGHELRA
- a CDS encoding condensation protein, yielding MTAERSTGSFRAAARDRGHRAPRDDRFPFPTVDEVSRHCQRDDDPENVHIEVHLPGRLDPARLRAAFHEALRRHPGILVREAPGGWWRLRYVWERTGEPDVDPVRCAPPGPRALALARARAVAHCPPLAVSPPVRLELVSPGPGETGSVLLLTINHTALDGPSCLRVLATAAALYGAGRTAAHLPAPRPAAPGPCAAHEPRAVSGPPSAPRTAPVPTPAPAPAPASAPPPRTPRALPPAPSRRLTRPARVAADTRTPGAAGNGLFLADLPLPPRPAARSRSTGAAGAVVPTVNDQLLVATCLTIARWNRLHGRPPRPVRITMPVDDRPRGAVELPIGNGTRLVEVGFGPGERTDAALLSAERPDPAAVARLLEYTAARTRALKAASGPQLGRAGALLTAPVLPVGLRAAVTRGLRRVAAPWTATTLLSNLGRLPDPLDFGDAGRATAVWLSAPTRPSRGVTFTCASTGGRLHLGLRWSRAVLDDAAGDELAALFARSLAATAAATTPPTPEPKPALPRRPRPPLQAPTAEEAS
- a CDS encoding class I SAM-dependent methyltransferase; protein product: MTRSRSLSGSDQAHAAASVPVSAYANANANANAAAATAGSELRAFYEDPTVPVASGVERSRRQALLLARALGPTRRADPAVVLDVGCGDGSAAALALPLLAGHRVIGVDWSQDALRRAAHRLPDVVRGELSGAGLPFAAGSVDAVLFSEVVEHLVEPDAALDELRRVLRPGGHLLLSTPNLAAWYNRALLLAGVQPVFSEVSMRAVHGRPGREVVGHLRLFTSRALRGFLAASGFTVVTLTGAPFHGVPRPLRALDRAACRVPSLASILLVHAVKAPGRAGTAGRAARRPRPRAAPPR
- a CDS encoding histidine phosphatase family protein, with amino-acid sequence MGELLLVRHGETEWSRSGRHTSWTDLPLTGRGEDQARALRPLLATRTIGLALVSPLARARHTAELAGIEDARTEPDLHEWDYGGYEGITTAEIRSARPGWELWTDGVVAGGPDHPGESAEQVGARVDRLLARIAPSLAPEATEGDVLLVAHAHVLRVLTARRLGLESAAGALFRLDTATLGRLGYEHGRPAMLAWNVGSDLS